A section of the Pygocentrus nattereri isolate fPygNat1 chromosome 18, fPygNat1.pri, whole genome shotgun sequence genome encodes:
- the fgf18b gene encoding fibroblast growth factor 18b isoform X2 — protein sequence MQPTLPPLPIICVQTVLLLCSLLQVLAVENVDFGEHVENQTGVRDSLSRKHHRVYQLYSRTSGKHVQVLGRKILAKGEDGDKFACCGGRHLWESGENPRQRDQLLPVHEPQGQAGGKESQQWECRVRLHRDNAGEQLHRLDVGTLRGLVRGLHQKGPTSARAADSPQPAGRPLHEEIPSWRAAQPAAQQFYHRKQEGQEDAGESCSS from the exons ATGCAGCCCACCCTCCCTCCACTTCCCATCAT ATGCGTCCAGACCGTGTTGCTGCTGTGTAGCCTCCTGCAG GTTCTAGCAGTGGAGAATGTTGATTTCGGTGAGCATGTGGAGAACCAGACGGGCGTGAGGGATAGTCTGAGCAGAAAGCATCACAGGGTGTACCAGCTGTACAGCAGGACCAGCGGCAAACATGTGCAAGTACTTGGCAGGAAGATCCTGGCCAAGGGAGAAGACGGGGACAAATTTG CTTGTTGTGGAGGCCGACACCTTTGGGAGTCAGGTGAGAATCCGCGGCAAAGAGACCAACTTCTACCTGTGCATGAACCGCAAGGGCAAGCTGGTGGGAAGG AAAGCCAGCAGTGGGAATGCCGAGTGCGTCTTCATCGAGATAATGCTGGAGAACAACTACACCGCCTGGATGTCGGCACGTTACGTGGGCTGGTACGTGGGCTTCACCAAAAGGGGCCGACCTCGGCGAGGGCCGCAGACTCTCCCCAACCAGCAGGACGTCCACTTCATGAAGAGATTCCCTCCTGGAGAGCAGCCCAGCCTGCAGCTCAGCAGTTTTACCACCGTAAGCAAGAGGGGCAGGAGGACGCAGGAGAGTCCTGCTCCTCCTGA
- the fgf18b gene encoding fibroblast growth factor 18b isoform X1, with translation MQPTLPPLPIICVQTVLLLCSLLQVLAVENVDFGEHVENQTGVRDSLSRKHHRVYQLYSRTSGKHVQVLGRKILAKGEDGDKFAQLVVEADTFGSQVRIRGKETNFYLCMNRKGKLVGRKASSGNAECVFIEIMLENNYTAWMSARYVGWYVGFTKRGRPRRGPQTLPNQQDVHFMKRFPPGEQPSLQLSSFTTVSKRGRRTQESPAPPDLHS, from the exons ATGCAGCCCACCCTCCCTCCACTTCCCATCAT ATGCGTCCAGACCGTGTTGCTGCTGTGTAGCCTCCTGCAG GTTCTAGCAGTGGAGAATGTTGATTTCGGTGAGCATGTGGAGAACCAGACGGGCGTGAGGGATAGTCTGAGCAGAAAGCATCACAGGGTGTACCAGCTGTACAGCAGGACCAGCGGCAAACATGTGCAAGTACTTGGCAGGAAGATCCTGGCCAAGGGAGAAGACGGGGACAAATTTG CCCAGCTTGTTGTGGAGGCCGACACCTTTGGGAGTCAGGTGAGAATCCGCGGCAAAGAGACCAACTTCTACCTGTGCATGAACCGCAAGGGCAAGCTGGTGGGAAGG AAAGCCAGCAGTGGGAATGCCGAGTGCGTCTTCATCGAGATAATGCTGGAGAACAACTACACCGCCTGGATGTCGGCACGTTACGTGGGCTGGTACGTGGGCTTCACCAAAAGGGGCCGACCTCGGCGAGGGCCGCAGACTCTCCCCAACCAGCAGGACGTCCACTTCATGAAGAGATTCCCTCCTGGAGAGCAGCCCAGCCTGCAGCTCAGCAGTTTTACCACCGTAAGCAAGAGGGGCAGGAGGACGCAGGAGAGTCCTGCTCCTCCTGACCTCCACTCATAA
- the fbxw11b gene encoding F-box/WD repeat-containing protein 11b: MEPDMEDKTLELMNTSVMESHTGDLSPKTTTVFKITNGPLTSSRKRPSAGNYEKEKDVCIQLFDQWSEADQVEFVEHLISRMCHYQHGHINSYLKPMLQRDFITALPAQGLDHIAENILSFLDARSLCSAELVCKEWQRVISEGMLWKKLIERMVRTDPLWKGLSERHQWEKYLFKNRTTEVPPNSYYRSLYPKIIQDIETIEANWRCGRHNLQRIQCRSENSKGVYCLQYDDDKIISGLRDNSIKIWDKQSLECLKILTGHTGSVLCLQYDERVIVTGSSDSTVRVWDVNSGEVLNTLIHHNEAVLHLRFCNGLMVTCSKDRSIAVWDMASPTDISLRRVLVGHRAAVNVVDFDDKYIVSASGDRTIKVWSTSTCEFVRTLNGHKRGIACLQYRDRLVVSGSSDNTIRLWDIECGACLRVLEGHEELVRCIRFDNKRIVSGAYDGKIKVWDLQAALDPRAPASTLCLRTLVEHSGRVFRLQFDEFQIISSSHDDTILIWDFLNVSSNGQMEGRSPSRTYTYISR; this comes from the exons ATGGAGCCGGACATGGAGGACAAAACGTTAGAGCTGATG AACACCTCTGTCATGGAGTCCCATACTGGAGACCTGTCCCCAAAGACCACCACAGTATTTAAG ATCACTAATGGTCCTCTGACCAGCTCGAGGAAGAGGCCGTCGGCGGGGAACTACGAGAAGGAGAAGGACGTTTGTATCCAGCTGTTTGACCAGTGGTCTGAGGCTGACCAGGTGGAGTTTGTGGAGCACCTGATTTCACGCATGTGCCACTACCAGCACGGCCACATCAACTCCTACCTCAAACCCATGCTCCAAAGGGACTTCATCACAGCGCTGCCGG CTCAGGGTCTGGATCACATAGCGGAGAACATCCTGTCGTTCCTGGACGCGCGCTCGCTCTGCTCGGCCGAGCTGGTGTGTAAGGAATGGCAGCGCGTCATCTCCGAGGGGATGCTGTGGAAGAAGCTGATCGAGCGTATGGTGCGCACGGACCCGCTCTGGAAGGGCCTCTCGGAGCGACACCAGTG GGAAAAGTACTTGTTCAAGAACCGCACTACAGAAGTTCCGCCAAACTCGTACTACCGTTCTCTTTACCCAAAAATCATTCAGGACATTGAG ACCATTGAGGCAAACTGGCGCTGTGGACGGCACAAccttcagaggatccagtgcaGATCTGAGAACAGTAAAGGGGTCTACTGCCTCCAGTACGACGACGACAAGATCATCAGCGGCCTCCGAGACAACTCCATCAAG ATATGGGATAAGCAGTCTCTGGAGTGTTTGAAGATTCTGACGGGGCATACAGGGTCTGTGCTGTGTCTGCAGTATGACGAGAGAGTCATCGTTACGGGGTCGTCTGACTCGACAGTCAG GGTGTGGGATGTGAACTCGGGGGAGGTACTGAACACTCTGATTCACCATAACGAGGCGGTGTTGCACCTGCGCTTCTGTAACGGTCTGATGGTGACGTGTTCCAAGGACCGTTCCATCGCCGTGTGGGACATGGCCTCCCCAACCGACATCAGCCTGCGCCGTGTGCTGGTGGGCCACCGGGCTGCCGTCAACGTGGTCGACTTCGACGACAAGTACATCGTCTCCGCCTCCGGCGACCGCACCATTAAG GTGTGGAGCACAAGCACTTGTGAATTTGTGCGCACTCTGAACGGTCACAAGCGTGGAATCGCCTGCCTGCAGTACAGAGACCGCCTTGTGGTTAGCGGCTCCTCTGACAACACCATCAG GCTATGGGATATCGAGTGTGGTGCCTGTTTGCGGGTGTTGGAAGGACACGAGGAGCTGGTTCGCTGCATTCGGTTCGATAACAAGAGGATCGTGAGTGGAGCGTACGATGG taaaattaaaGTGTGGGACCTGCAGGCTGCTCTGGACCCTCGAGCCCCGGCCAGCACTCTGTGTCTGCGAACACTGGTG GAGCACTCGGGCCGAGTGTTCCGGCTGCAGTTTGACGAGTTCCAGATCATCAGCAGTTCCCATGACGACACCATCCTCATCTGGGATTTCCTGAACGTGTCGTCTAACGGACAAATGGAAGGGCGATCGCCATCACGCACGTACACCTACATATCCAGATAG